TTTTAAAGTGATAACttcaatcacatacaaaaattatactttacatttttctcatacaataattttatatgattGATATCATACTTTATATCCttttctattgtgtctatattaacaaattattatagttataattatttctattatgtttgccttttaaatttaataGTAGAGTTAAAAGAGATTTACTTACAAGCACTACTATATTAGAgcattctgaatttgactatgtATCTATCTTTACCtgtgtatacctgtgtatatatactttcatacattttcatgttgttagtttttgtctttttgtttcaaCTTGAAGAACCTCCTTTAGCATTTATCTTAAGGTAGGTCTTACGGTGATGAATTCCcacatattttttatatctgGGAATGTCTTTCTTCCTTACTTCTGAAGGACAGTTTTTCGTCATATTGTttcatagttattttttctttcagcattttgaatatataatCTCATTGCCTCCTGGTCTGTAAAATTTCTTCTGAGAAGTCCATTGGTAGACTTATTGTCTACCAATGCCCTCATATGTGAAGAGATTCTTTTCTCTTACTAATTTCACGATTTCTCTTTAACTTTTGagaatttgattataatatgtcttGGGATAATGTTTGATTTTAACTCATTGTCATCCTTTGAGCTTCATAAGTCTGGATGTGCATATCTTTCCCCTGATTTTGGAAGTTTTCAGTCATTTATCTAaataagctctttttttttttctttctttttttagagacagtaactcactctgtcacccaggctggagtgcagttgcacattgatagttcactgcaaccttgatctcctggaGTCAAGAGATCATTCTaccttcagcttcctgagtagtgaggactacaggtatgtgtcatCACACttggttaatctttttttttttttttttaagatggtgctgttagtatgttgcccaggctggttttaaactcctgtcctcaagcaatccttctgctttgccttcccaaagcactgggattacagacatgagccactgagcctagccCTCTAAATAagctttgtctcttttttctctttcttttcatttgagaaatcctataattaatatatttctatacttgatggtgtcccatagGTTCCTTATGCTTTCTTcaatctttccttttattttatttctctaattgGCTAATTTCAAATGACTAATCTTTCAGGTCCCtaattctttctgttttataattgACTCTATCAAATTTTGCAGTTCTATCATTATGTTCTTCAGCTCCAggatttttgtttgcttcctttttatgaattctatttctttgttaaacTTCTCATCGTGTTCATACATTGCTTTCCTAATTTCACTTAGTTTTCAGTATGTGTTCTCTTCAATGTCATTGAGCTTCAAGATGATTTTTTTGTCAGGCAATTTGTAGATCTCTATTTCTTTAGGATCGATTACTGGAGCATTTCTAGTTTCATTTGGTTGTTTTATTGTCCATAAAGCCTCACATTATTGTCTGTGCAACTGAAGGAGCAAACACCTCTTTCAGTTTTTATAAGCTGGTTTTAGCAGATAAAGACTTTCTCTTTTGGAGTCCTTGCAAAGACCTGATTACCTCCAGGATCACAGTTGAATGAGGTTGAAGCCAGGTCATATAACTGCTGCTGTAGTTGGCAGGTCTATTACCCAGTGCTTGAATGGGTATGGATTCTATCTGGTCTCTTGGTGCACTTAACTGCCTCCACAGCCTTGGTCAGTAGGGGTTGTACCTGGATCAGTGTCTGATTCAGTGTCTGCAGACAGAAAGAATATTACCAGatatacagacacacagatgGGTGTCACTTCCTCTGGGTTTCTAGACGGCTTCCTGCTGTGTCACTGGTTAAATACCTGGGCAGGAAATACTGGCCCATGGCTGCAACTGAGCTAGAACTGAGTTCTAGCTGGGGAAGAACTGAGTTACAGGGTTCTGTCAATTTCCACAGCTGAGACTCATGTCTGTAGGGCCGCCCCTAGGGGCACAGATGGATGTCTCTCTTTTCAGGCTCAACTCTTAattaaaagttacttttaaaattcgaaaaatccattaaaaattagGCTTTCTGGGCTGCTTTCAGACTGTAGCTGACAAGGACTGGGGCCAGGTTCCATTTGAGGATCTGTTGTGAGACTGAGTTCAGCTGTCCTTCCTGTTCGGGGACAGATGGGTGTTTCTCTCCCTCAGTCCCTGGGCAGGCAGAACGGCTCTAGACCAGAACTGAGTGAGGTTAGATCTCAGTTACAAGGCTGTTTCAAGGTGCACAGTGGGTACCGAGGCCAGCAGGCCTGCTATCCAAGGCATGATAGGCATGAATGCTCCTGGGTTCCTTGTCAGATAGTTCTGGCAATAGGACCTATGTCAAATGGAAGTGAACTGAATCCACAAGGGAATGGAGCTATTTTGGGGTTTAGAGGTGGGACCATGGTTGGCAAGCTTGCAACCTGGGCATACTTCTGCCCTCTCAAATCAACCCTCCTAGGTCTTGGGTAGCAACTAGTTTTAGTAACTTCCTACCCGGATCCCAAAGCTCCCACAAAGGCACTTTTGTTTGTGAATGGCTGCAAAATCAGTGTTTCTGTGGAAAGAATATGAGCCAGAAGAACTCCTATTCtaccatcttgctgatgtcactctAGAAATAATCATTATTGTGCTCACTAACACTGCTCCCTTTTCAGTTTCTTGACCTCCataaattttctgtctcttttgaactctgtaaagaaaattaaatcattaattcgttaaatatatattactattttgtatttaatagcCTCCCATTTTCTGAgattaatttttaacattatttttattgaccTGGAGACTATGAATTaacaaaatgttcaaaataaatgtttaaagaaaattagcatacacatttcctttttttttctttatctttctagAGATGTGTAATTCCTACATTACACAAAGAGAATTTGTAGAAGAAACcaggaaaggaaaacaggaaggaaaagacTTTTCTGATAAATACATGgtttcattttcctctctttctttgatGCACAGAGACCTTGATGTGTCTGAGAGTATATGAGGATGTTAAATATGCAGTCTCATTGACTGGAGAAGTGTCAGGAAGGAGGGGTTTATTTTTGCTTAGCTTTGCCCTGTATTCATTTTCTTGTTGCATAAGCTTCTTATCGACATTAATTTTAGCCTCCCAAGATGTTTTGCATAACACAGAATCATATTCTAGTGTCTAAAATCGTTGCAAACCATAGTTTCAAATACATTAGGAAGATGAATCATTTCCTTAACATGAACCACTGTGTTATTTGAAATGATTACTTACAAGAGAGAAGTGATATATAATTAAAGTATCATGtgatatacaaaaaagaaatcaataaaattcaaacaataaatgtttcttctgtTCCTCGTGAAAGATAGATGAAATATGCAGCTCCTTCTCATATCCATTTTGAAATGAACGGGTCTTGAATACTATAACTATGTTATTTCAGTAGTAAGTAGAAATATTTCAGCatcagaagggaagaaatgaaatgaaatcaattCACATCACTTTGGATTTTAACTCCTCTAAAATCGTCTTACTGGGTATACATTATTGGTGTcaaatccattttaatttgaattttactgtgtttgtgtatgtgtatgcatgcacttacttttatttttaactttcttaaatAGCTTCAAAATGAAAGTTTTGTGCCAActctgaacagcaaaggaaaaggagaaagggatcAACTATCTCTAACATATTCTACTTTATACAATTCTTGGATTTCTTTTTGCCAAGCTTTCACTCATAGCAGCTACACCAGTACCATCATGAATATTAATGAAATGTAATAGAAGGCATCAGTCATGATCCATCCAGGCTAGGGACATAGCCATATACAAAGTGATAGTTCTTCCAGCTTAATGAAGccttcttaaagaaaaaccatttacattcaaatttGGATAAGCTATGAGAGCTTGTAAAGGAGGAAAATAACACTTCTTACCTTGAGTAACCTCAGAAACTAGATTGTACAGTTTTTTAGGGGCAGGGAATGGTACAGGGAAGctctattatcttatttattttccttccacaaTTGTGTCTCATCAAAGTCCTGGGCATAAAATGTTTACTGAACAAAGTTTGAAAGAAATGCCATAGGAAATAAAGCTTAAAACTgtagaaatagaaagtaaaagaTTTTAAACAGATAGACAAGAGTGTTTAGATAAGCAAATACTTTTTCCGCAATCCTTTAGGTTTGCTGCCAACCTATGGAGTTCAAATTAATATTTCTCTCAGAAGTAAGCCTCATCTTTCTACTATCTTTTTAGACTATGtttctatattctatatattcCTCCTTTCCAATAACAAGTCTCAGGAGTGGTTTTGGAACTCACTGATTTTTGGATCAAGCTAATATAGGTTGGCATTAATGTGAAGTGATGCTATTACTCAAATATCAGGGATACTATCAGCTATATCCCTGGAATTACTGAATAAGCTTACAAAACTTACTCTGCAAGAAGTCCCTGCTGAAACTTGAAAAGCATGTCAACAGAGGCTCCATATGATAGAAAATTGCAATTTGTTATAACATTAAAAGAGAACTTGTAATTTATTCTGACATATAATACTTCCCATAACCTGGTCAGGCCTCTTTTATTATTCAAGGTTTTCTGAAACCTCACTCTCATTATGAAGCTTTTCCAGACTCACTGCAAATAAAATTATCAGAGAAGAGACACATTAACTTCTTATATGGCAATGTAATATACTTGAGTGCAAAGGTGCTTTGGCCTTGTATAAATTTAGTTACTAAATTTGTTCCACGTGCATGTACATTTTTGTctaattttctttggttttccttACCATATATGATTTAAATTATGAGCTTCtacagttaaaataatttattattattattattatactttaagttctagggtacatgtgcataacgtgcaggtttgttacatatgtatacttgtgccatgttggtgtgctgcacccatcaactcgtcagcacccatcaagtcgtcatttacatcaggtataactcccaatgcaatccctcccccctcccccctccccatgataggccccagtgcgtgatgttccccttcccgagtccaagtgatctcattgttcagttcccacctatgagtgagaacatgcggtgtttggttttctgttcttgcaatagtttgctgagaatgatggtttccagctgcatccatgtccctacaaaggacacaaactcatccttttttatggctgcatagtattccacggtgtatatgtgccacagttttcttaattcagtctgtcactgatggcagttaaaataattttaacggCTTTGCAGACGCTGCCGCCGAGGAAATTCTTGTAGTACTAGCCATGGTCAACCCTACCGTGTTCTTCGACATTGCCGTCGACGGCGAGCCCTTGGGCCGCGTCTCCTTCGAGCTGTTTGCAGACAAggttccaaagacagcagaaaattttcgtgctctgagcactggagagaaaggatttggttataagggttcctgctttcacagaattattccagggtttatgtgtcagggtggtgacttcacacgccataatggcactggtggcaagtccatctatggggagaaatttgaagatgagaacttcatcctaaagcatacaggtcctggcatcttgtccatggcaaatgctggacccaacacaaatggttcccagtttttcatctgcactgccaagactgagtggttggatggcaagcatgtggtctttggcaaagtgaaagaaggcatgaatattgtggaggccatggagcgctttgggtccaggaatggcaagaccagcaagaagatcaccattgctgactgtggacaactcgaataagtttgacttgtgttttatcttaaccaccagaccattccttctgtagctcaggagagcacccctccaccccatttgctcgcagtatcctagaatctttgtgctctcgctgcagttccctttgggttccatgttttccttgttctctcccatgcctagctggattgcagagttaagtttatgattatgaaataaaaactaaataacaaaataataataataataataattttaactaaattttaatATCTATCTTTGGGGAGGGAATACAAAGAAGTATACTAGTCAAATAATGTTGCTCAGTGGTACCCAAGTATAAGGATCTTATCTCACTCAGTCCAAATTTCAGCTAGCATGGTGCCACCTCAGCATATGCATCTTCAGAGTTGCTGAACTTTATTTCTCCTGGTTCATGCAGGAGCTGAGGCTGAAGAAACAGTAGCTACCTGGGGTACCTTCTTCTTATAGTGGAGATATGAAGGTCCCAGAGGGTGCAAGCCAAACTGTGTGATGTCTCTTAATTCCTATGCTTAATATTTGAtccctactgcattcctactgcACTTCCTACTGTAAAATCATGTTCCTTGGCCTAACATAATTTCTATATGTTAGAGACATGTACGCTTGACATGGAATGGGAAGATCACAAGAGGTGAATACACCCtgataaatattctaaatataccATAGTGTACCCccgtattttaaaatgttcatatctCTGGCCGGATgaggtggctaacacctgtaatcccagcactttgggaggctgaggtgggcagatcacgaggtcaggagattgaaaccatcttggccaacatggtgaaaccccatctttactaaaatacaaaaaattagccaggtgtgctggcgtgtgcttgtaatcccagctacttaggaggctgaggcaggggaatcacttgaacccaggaagcagaggttgcaggtgacagagcaagactctgtctcaaaaaaaaaaaaaaaaaaaaaaaatcacatctctTTCATTTGCAGAAAGAAAATTCACTGTCATTCCGAGAATCCCCAATGTTTCCTCcccaaagttttattttaaaaactggggtAAATAATAGTTTATGTATTTATgaggtatatgtgatattttaatataagcatacaatgtgtaatgatcaaataagAGTAATCATGATATCCATCacatcaaatatttatcatttctttgtgttaggaacattccaaatcCATTCCTctacttatttcaaaatatttgataaattattattttccaaatgttccaTCTTGCTGAAAGACCAAATGTAGTTCCTTATGACCCAGAGATCTATCaactaaaaagaaacattatCTACTCTCCACACATGCATTATTGAATTGTGGAAAAGGGACAGAATAATTCCAGTAAACATTTccacataaaaaggaaaatctcaTGGGAAAAATGTTTGCCTGTAAATGCAAACTGTTGCTTGAGTAAATCCTAATTCTGCTCTCTGAGAATAGTTTCTTAGCACATTGTTCTCTGTGGGCCTTAATTTCACTTTCTGGAAGATTCTTCATGTTTCAACATTCTCCTTGGCCACTTCAAAAGCGAGCACATACCTTctgtttcagttatttatttctgtgtaacaaatcaccccaaaatcCAGTGGCTTGAAGGACAATGACTTACCATTTCTCAAAATTCTGTGGGCTAACACCTGAGTTTAGCTGAGTGGGTCTTCTACTCCATGTGGTATTGTCAAGGGTTATTCATATGGCTGCATTCAGTTGGGAA
This region of Rhinopithecus roxellana isolate Shanxi Qingling chromosome 17, ASM756505v1, whole genome shotgun sequence genomic DNA includes:
- the LOC115894321 gene encoding peptidyl-prolyl cis-trans isomerase A, coding for MVNPTVFFDIAVDGEPLGRVSFELFADKVPKTAENFRALSTGEKGFGYKGSCFHRIIPGFMCQGGDFTRHNGTGGKSIYGEKFEDENFILKHTGPGILSMANAGPNTNGSQFFICTAKTEWLDGKHVVFGKVKEGMNIVEAMERFGSRNGKTSKKITIADCGQLE